From Staphylothermus hellenicus DSM 12710, a single genomic window includes:
- a CDS encoding NAD(+)/NADH kinase, with the protein MMKEVFKRALVIYRPTPTCLEKTKKIIELLREYGLAVNSFWVDDLIKEMKIKTDLVVSIGGDGTLLKISRVFQDTTPLILPIPCGRRTALYEPIDTSDLEKILDMVMNGLFTIQTLSRIDVILDNNRYTALNEAELISIDRGRVIRSKITVKTPAFVSEYYLEGDGILIGTSPGSAAYNLSVRGPFIDYFLETIYITPLNPMELNISPIIVPPLSKILIETMGIMEIYIDGERTDILGPHRKILVEHSNKDFRIMRIYGKKDFIRDVFEKRRILHS; encoded by the coding sequence ATGATGAAAGAAGTATTTAAGAGAGCTCTAGTAATTTATCGACCAACACCAACCTGCCTAGAAAAAACAAAAAAGATCATTGAATTATTGAGAGAGTACGGGTTAGCAGTGAATTCTTTCTGGGTAGATGATTTGATCAAGGAGATGAAAATTAAGACGGACTTGGTAGTGAGTATTGGAGGCGACGGCACATTATTGAAAATCTCAAGGGTGTTCCAAGACACAACCCCATTAATACTGCCGATACCATGTGGTAGGAGGACAGCATTATATGAACCGATCGATACAAGTGATCTTGAAAAAATTCTTGACATGGTAATGAACGGGTTATTCACTATACAAACACTTAGCAGAATAGATGTTATATTAGATAATAATAGATACACCGCTCTAAATGAAGCAGAATTAATCTCTATAGATAGAGGCAGAGTTATAAGATCTAAGATAACAGTGAAAACCCCAGCATTCGTGTCTGAATATTATTTAGAGGGTGACGGGATCCTTATAGGTACTTCTCCGGGATCAGCAGCTTACAATTTATCGGTGAGAGGGCCATTCATAGATTATTTCCTGGAAACAATATATATTACACCATTAAACCCTATGGAGCTAAATATTTCGCCAATCATAGTTCCCCCACTATCTAAAATACTAATTGAAACAATGGGTATCATGGAAATATACATTGATGGCGAGAGAACCGATATATTAGGACCTCATAGAAAAATATTAGTTGAGCATAGCAATAAAGACTTTCGAATCATGAGAATTTATGGGAAAAAAGATTTCATAAGGGATGTATTTGAGAAAAGAAGAATATTGCATTCATAA
- a CDS encoding class I SAM-dependent methyltransferase: MIKCVKVYRRYASNVLALLKKHGLLNREYKVSHDKEYVYMPVIQGSDDEIRVVLRDFEYELVDCLPEKRRKHRDYGYIPSYDLLGDVVVVRENVLENISREQLVNTILDLHPNIKAIYIKEKTIDEFRLPKLKLLWGVEVGSVVVKEYGLLFKIMLGKVYYNKRLSEEHRRISIISGENEKIIDLFSGIGGFPIHIASMHKAFILANDLNPYAFVSIIDNILLNKKKLIGNIAVTRIDAREFTNFPSLKEYFDRLIANLPHKSIEYMYVYDYLLRKNGILHLYIIGKNLEDLLERISKYSDKWVLEKAAKVLDYAPYTYIYRVDLIKR; this comes from the coding sequence ATGATTAAATGCGTCAAAGTATATAGGAGATATGCTAGTAACGTATTAGCTTTGCTGAAGAAACATGGGCTTCTAAATAGGGAATATAAAGTATCACATGATAAAGAATACGTATACATGCCTGTTATTCAAGGATCTGATGATGAAATACGTGTCGTACTTAGGGATTTCGAGTATGAATTAGTTGATTGTTTACCGGAAAAGAGGAGGAAGCATAGGGATTATGGATATATTCCATCATATGATCTCTTGGGAGACGTGGTTGTTGTGAGAGAAAATGTATTGGAAAATATTAGTAGGGAACAACTAGTTAACACAATACTTGATCTGCATCCGAACATTAAGGCTATTTATATCAAGGAGAAAACCATTGATGAGTTCCGTTTACCAAAGCTAAAATTGCTTTGGGGAGTAGAAGTAGGATCAGTTGTTGTCAAAGAATATGGTTTGTTATTCAAAATAATGCTTGGCAAAGTATACTATAATAAACGATTATCAGAGGAGCATAGAAGGATCTCCATTATTAGTGGCGAGAATGAAAAAATAATAGATTTATTCAGCGGTATAGGCGGGTTCCCAATACATATAGCTTCAATGCATAAAGCATTTATTTTAGCTAATGATCTTAACCCCTACGCATTTGTATCAATAATTGATAATATATTATTGAACAAGAAGAAACTCATAGGAAACATAGCAGTTACCAGGATTGATGCTAGGGAATTCACGAATTTCCCAAGTCTAAAAGAGTATTTTGATCGGTTAATAGCTAATCTTCCTCATAAAAGTATAGAATACATGTATGTCTATGATTATTTGCTGAGGAAAAATGGGATCCTGCACTTATATATTATTGGGAAAAACTTGGAAGATTTATTGGAGAGAATTAGCAAATATAGTGATAAATGGGTTTTAGAGAAAGCCGCAAAAGTATTAGATTATGCTCCCTACACTTATATCTACAGAGTTGATCTCATCAAGCGTTAA
- a CDS encoding RsmB/NOP family class I SAM-dependent RNA methyltransferase — translation MNNIDHSLIASLRRVYGSLTYSLLDKILLPPKRLYLRVNTMLITRDELVELLKKRGINVKKDPYVEEAVFIELEGPNKIPVYDKKIVVDKYAAESIMIGANLYRPGILRFDRFKENEYVNVQATNGKIISVVRTLVSSDKLKYIRKGIVGENIVSIYKAPPIRDLEEYDLGLFYPQSLPAMTVSRILDPQPGELIFDMNAAPGGKTSHLIQLSRGRSRVVAFERNVKKALKVYSTLKRLRLLRNIIILPMDSRYVHLDLDASEKVDKVLIDPPCTGLGVRPKIEIDIKGEDTVVLSKYQRQFLNAASMIVARKGIIVYSTCTLTWEENEENIIYAVRKLGLETIDLGKIPYADKIYYRDIIAYRFSPLGYDMPGFFVAVLRRK, via the coding sequence ATGAACAATATTGATCACAGCCTTATTGCTTCTTTGAGAAGAGTTTATGGAAGCCTAACTTATTCCCTATTAGATAAAATATTGCTGCCTCCAAAACGATTATACCTGCGCGTCAATACTATGCTTATTACTCGCGATGAATTAGTTGAGCTATTGAAAAAGCGGGGTATTAACGTAAAGAAGGATCCCTATGTTGAAGAAGCAGTATTTATTGAGTTAGAGGGGCCTAACAAGATACCTGTTTATGATAAAAAAATCGTTGTCGATAAATATGCTGCTGAATCTATAATGATTGGTGCAAATCTTTATAGACCAGGCATATTAAGATTTGATCGTTTTAAAGAAAACGAATATGTTAATGTTCAAGCTACTAATGGAAAAATAATATCTGTTGTTAGAACTCTTGTTTCATCTGATAAGCTGAAATATATTAGGAAAGGAATTGTCGGCGAAAACATTGTATCGATCTATAAGGCTCCCCCAATCCGTGATCTAGAAGAGTATGATCTGGGATTATTTTATCCTCAAAGCCTCCCAGCTATGACGGTATCAAGAATACTTGATCCCCAGCCGGGAGAGCTAATATTTGATATGAATGCTGCTCCAGGAGGTAAAACAAGTCATTTAATACAGTTGTCTCGAGGTAGGAGCAGAGTTGTAGCGTTTGAAAGAAATGTGAAGAAAGCATTGAAAGTATATTCTACCCTGAAAAGACTGCGTCTTCTACGAAACATTATTATTTTGCCTATGGATTCTAGATATGTTCATTTAGACCTGGACGCCTCTGAGAAGGTAGATAAGGTATTAATTGATCCGCCATGTACAGGTTTAGGTGTTAGGCCCAAGATAGAGATCGATATTAAAGGCGAGGATACAGTAGTTCTTAGCAAGTATCAGCGACAATTTCTCAATGCGGCATCAATGATTGTAGCTAGAAAAGGCATTATTGTTTACTCTACATGTACATTGACGTGGGAGGAGAACGAGGAGAACATTATATATGCTGTGAGGAAGTTAGGGTTAGAAACAATTGATTTAGGAAAGATCCCATATGCTGATAAAATCTATTATAGAGACATTATAGCATATAGGTTTTCCCCGCTAGGCTACGATATGCCTGGATTTTTCGTAGCTGTTCTGAGAAGAAAATAG
- a CDS encoding class I SAM-dependent methyltransferase, whose amino-acid sequence MGTNSSFKVFDRYHWKYENWYLRNYNIMKAERDCIKSLGLHGKVLDVGVGTGILTYGLSKSMVGVDPSEKMLLYASRRGFLTINSFGEELPFIDGYFDTVIVVVTICFVNDPLKMLAEINRVLKKNGTLVTCVVPKDSSWGIYYNWLKNSGKSLFYRYARFYTIQELFYMLSITGFIVKDTCSTLSYPPGNPPAYEVPIKSLVPDSGFICIRAEKK is encoded by the coding sequence GTGGGAACGAATAGTTCGTTCAAGGTTTTCGATAGGTATCACTGGAAATATGAGAACTGGTATCTTAGAAACTATAATATTATGAAGGCTGAGAGAGACTGTATTAAATCGCTTGGTTTACATGGTAAGGTTTTAGATGTAGGTGTTGGTACGGGGATTTTAACTTATGGATTATCTAAATCTATGGTTGGTGTTGATCCTTCTGAAAAAATGTTGTTATATGCTAGTAGAAGAGGATTTTTAACGATTAATTCTTTTGGAGAGGAGCTTCCATTTATTGATGGTTATTTCGACACTGTTATAGTAGTGGTCACAATATGTTTTGTAAATGATCCATTAAAGATGCTGGCTGAGATCAATAGGGTTTTAAAGAAGAATGGCACTCTAGTAACATGTGTTGTTCCAAAAGATAGTAGTTGGGGCATATATTATAACTGGTTAAAGAATAGTGGTAAGAGCTTGTTTTATAGATATGCTAGATTCTATACTATTCAAGAACTATTCTATATGCTTTCAATTACAGGATTTATAGTTAAAGATACTTGTTCAACACTATCATATCCACCTGGTAATCCTCCAGCATATGAAGTACCTATTAAATCTCTTGTCCCCGATTCAGGTTTTATCTGTATTAGGGCTGAGAAGAAATGA
- a CDS encoding NOB1 family endonuclease — translation MRKEEYCIHNRINKKLNIVFDTSAFLAKYHLQLPKYLVKIFTVPRVVDEVRDQENKKALELGIEAKMIEIIEPREDFKKKTIIKAREIGEHVSLSKTDIDVAALSLQLKTMHDKVVVFTDDYSLQNLLYHIGIPFKPLRTEGIRKARRYRVYCPVCGYVPANPSEDTCPICGSKLVKKRVK, via the coding sequence TTGAGAAAAGAAGAATATTGCATTCATAACAGAATTAATAAGAAATTAAACATAGTATTTGATACCTCTGCATTTCTAGCTAAGTATCATTTACAATTGCCAAAATACCTTGTTAAAATATTTACGGTTCCAAGAGTAGTTGATGAGGTAAGGGATCAAGAAAATAAGAAGGCTCTTGAACTAGGCATTGAGGCTAAAATGATTGAAATCATTGAGCCAAGAGAGGATTTTAAAAAGAAAACCATAATCAAAGCCAGAGAGATAGGAGAACATGTATCCTTATCTAAAACAGATATCGATGTAGCAGCGCTGTCTCTACAATTAAAAACAATGCATGATAAGGTAGTTGTTTTCACAGATGATTACTCGCTTCAAAACCTCCTATACCATATAGGGATACCGTTTAAACCTCTTAGAACCGAAGGTATTAGAAAAGCTAGAAGATACCGAGTATATTGTCCTGTTTGTGGATATGTCCCGGCAAACCCCTCAGAGGATACATGCCCAATATGTGGCTCTAAACTTGTTAAGAAACGTGTGAAATAA
- a CDS encoding DUF371 domain-containing protein: MKAYDIIVARGHPNIKATHKTTIEITKENYLTPRGDCIIGVASNKSANDLRPELKNILKQDNTIIVFILYVGELMDYILATGSKNLLINDEKKLIIRKSTYVEPATVAIRSNKAAKDIDRRIIEKLKDPHTILKIYIVGLTLDEINSVDISVGSII; the protein is encoded by the coding sequence GTGAAAGCATATGACATAATAGTAGCTCGTGGACATCCCAACATAAAAGCAACCCATAAAACAACTATTGAAATAACAAAGGAAAACTATCTAACTCCTAGAGGGGACTGTATAATAGGTGTTGCCAGTAATAAGTCAGCAAACGATCTAAGGCCTGAGCTGAAAAATATTCTAAAACAAGATAATACAATAATTGTTTTCATACTTTATGTTGGCGAACTAATGGATTACATATTAGCTACAGGTTCAAAGAACCTACTAATAAATGATGAGAAGAAACTTATTATTAGAAAAAGCACATATGTCGAGCCTGCAACAGTAGCTATAAGATCAAATAAAGCCGCAAAAGATATTGATCGTAGAATAATAGAGAAACTAAAGGATCCACATACTATTCTGAAAATCTACATAGTAGGATTAACGCTTGATGAGATCAACTCTGTAGATATAAGTGTAGGGAGCATAATCTAA